In a single window of the Coffea eugenioides isolate CCC68of chromosome 3, Ceug_1.0, whole genome shotgun sequence genome:
- the LOC113766251 gene encoding cytochrome P450 71A2-like, protein MVLNRVGLDVFGAGTDTTHSVMEWGMSELLKNPEILQKLQAEVREVTQGKPEITRDDMEKMQYLKAVIKETLRLHTPVPLLVPRESIQDVKVMGYDIPKSTQVFVNAWAIARDPMLWENPEEFRPERFLDSSLDFRGLNFELIPFGAGRRICPGIYFAISVNELALAKLVNKFNFTLPDGIKPNDLDMTEAPGVTIHRKLPLHAIATPYSF, encoded by the exons ATGGTTTTGAATAGAGTTGGATTG GACGTCTTTGGTGCTGGAACTGATACAACACATTCAGTTATGGAATGGGGAATGTCAGAACTTCTAAAGAATCCTGAAATCTTGCAGAAATTGCAGGCTGAGGTAAGAGAAGTGACTCAAGGAAAACCAGAAATAACTCGAGATGATATGGAGAAAATGCAGTACTTAAAAGCAGTGATTAAAGAAACTCTACGACTTCATACTCCAGTTCCATTATTGGTTCCTCGAGAATCAATTCAAGACGTCAAAGTAATGGGGTATGATATACCAAAGAGCACACAAGTATTTGTGAATGCTTGGGCAATTGCAAGAGATCCCATGTTATGGGAGAACCCTGAGGAGTTTCGACCTGAGAGGTTTTTGGATTCCAGTTTAGACTTTCGTGGTTTGAATTTTGAGTTAATTCCGTTTGGTGCTGGACGAAGAATTTGCCCGGGTATCTACTTTGCCATATCAGTAAATGAACTTGCATTGGCAAAACTGGTCAACAAATTTAACTTTACATTACCTGATGGAATCAAACCAAACGATTTGGATATGACTGAAGCACCTGGTGTCACGATCCACAGAAAACTTCCTCTGCATGCCATTGCCACACCATATTCCTTCTAA